The DNA sequence aacattttagcATCCCAACCACTATAGATGCAACAACACAGTGAgtcaaccaatggtgtgagtttggggcgggactATCTGTTTGTCCAACCAATGCAAAACAGGGGGTGTGTTCCCCTGTctgaaaagtcattttaatggCACATAAATTACATCTTTAGATTACATATGGCTTTGAACCTCTGCTGATCTCGCATTGGAGCAAAGTGGAGAGCTTGTTAATACGCTATATTGGACCACTTCAGCCTAATACAAGGAATAAATATCTTCAGGACTGATTTTCTAAAAGCTCGCTTTGTTGTCCTTGTTTGTTGACGAGATGGTTGTGTTGTTCTTCTTGAGACCTTGTGATTCTGAGAGGCCAGAACAAGTGGAAGGGCGAGATAATCGAAAAGAAAGATGTTCTTCAGCAAACGCCGACTCCAGCACCAGCAGCAGAGACTGTTTAAGCTTCTTCTTAAACTCCTCACACATGAACACATAGAGAATGGGGTTCAGACAGCTGTTGAGATGAACCAGGCAGTTTACAAAAGGTCCTATGGCATTTATTACTTTTCTAAAGTCATGCCACTCATTCTCATCTGCAATTACAGTACACAGCTGTTGAACATGAAAAGGAAACCAGCATATGAAAAAGGCCATGATCACAGATATAATGACCCGGAAAGGCTTAAGCTTCTTTCCTCTTTTGAGACGTTTGGCCCGCACTCCGATAGCAATGTATGAAGATGCAATGATCAGGAAGGGGATGAGAAAACCCACTATAAACCTGTATATGACCAGAGACCTGAAGATACTCAAGGTATTATACGTGCATTGGTTATCTTTTTCCAAGCGGTTGATGACAAAGGGAATGCTGCAGAGGATGGATAAAACCCACACGAGTGCACAGATGATCCTGGCTTTGACCAGAGTTCGTTTGTTTTGAGCCCAAACAATCACCCATGTGGACAGGCATCGGTCcagactgataacggtcagCAGAAAAATGCTGGCAAACATGTTAAGCACCGTCAC is a window from the Ctenopharyngodon idella isolate HZGC_01 chromosome 15, HZGC01, whole genome shotgun sequence genome containing:
- the LOC127496308 gene encoding C3a anaphylatoxin chemotactic receptor-like isoform X5 gives rise to the protein MENVTNATTLQEPLSSIEIFNIFIYFVTFALGIVGNGLVIFVTGYKMKTTVNSIWFLNLAIADFIFILIIILYIVTAFNKMAWHFGDFMCKFVSFVTVLNMFASIFLLTVISLDRCLSTWVIVWAQNKRTLVKARIICALVWVLSILCSIPFVINRLEKDNQCTYNTLSIFRSLVIYRFIVGFLIPFLIIASSYIAIGVRAKRLKRGKKLKPFRVIISVIMAFFICWFPFHVQQLCTVIADENEWHDFRKVINAIGPFVNCLVHLNSCLNPILYVFMCEEFKKKLKQSLLLVLESAFAEEHLSFRLSRPSTCSGLSESQGLKKNNTTISSTNKDNKASF